From a single Streptomyces liliifuscus genomic region:
- a CDS encoding CocE/NonD family hydrolase, translating into MKYREHFDRQVAREDVWIPTRDGRTHLHARIWRPTDAEAKPVPALLEYLPYRKTDWTAPRDAQRHPWYAGHGYASVRVDIRGHGDSEGTPGDEYDAQELADGVDVVNWLAEQPWCTGKVGMFGISWGGFNSLQIAALAPEPLKAIVTVCSTDDRYDNDVHYTGGAVLGIDMLAWAGTMLAFAARPPDPTSVGEDRWLPMWRERLEALDPFLHTWLAHQQRDDYWRHGSVCEDYSAIDAAVLAVGGWNDPYRDTVLRLVEHLPDDRVRGIIGPWSHQYPDRGLPPGPAIGFLQETLRWWDQHLKGEDTGVMREPKLRAWLNDPVPPATSYDVMPGRWVGDNNWPSPRVSWDERPLGGTGTAAPVLVRSPQHTGLDAGRFFPFGNVSDLPPDQREEDGRSVCFDSAPLDGRVEILGRPRVRLRLDSAVPRAHVVARVCDVAPDGSSTLVTRGVLNLLSRHGRDRAVEWTPGTYETVEFELNGIGYAFPPGHRIRVAVSDTYWPWVWPHGERGQLTVLPADSALFLPVRDPASDEEENAGEGREPIRFEEPEQAPPLPVTYERSAEAAPERLVTYDVAKGEWTLEVDPNYGGSRVYPDGLRYEESARETYRIRADDPLSAVAVSEWAIRLRRGDDWDAEIMTRTELRATATEFIMDSRMETRADGETVVKRAWHRTTPRTSA; encoded by the coding sequence GTGAAATACCGCGAGCACTTCGACCGGCAGGTCGCGCGTGAGGATGTCTGGATCCCCACCCGGGACGGGCGAACGCACCTGCACGCCCGCATCTGGCGCCCGACCGACGCCGAGGCGAAACCCGTGCCCGCCCTCCTCGAATACCTCCCCTACCGCAAGACCGACTGGACAGCCCCCCGCGACGCCCAACGCCACCCCTGGTACGCCGGCCACGGCTACGCATCCGTACGCGTCGACATCCGAGGCCACGGCGACAGCGAGGGCACCCCCGGCGACGAGTACGACGCACAGGAACTCGCGGACGGCGTGGACGTCGTCAACTGGCTGGCCGAGCAACCCTGGTGCACCGGCAAGGTCGGGATGTTCGGCATCTCCTGGGGCGGCTTCAACTCCCTCCAGATCGCCGCCCTCGCCCCCGAACCCCTGAAGGCGATCGTCACGGTCTGCTCGACGGACGACCGGTACGACAACGACGTGCACTACACGGGCGGCGCGGTCCTCGGCATCGACATGCTCGCCTGGGCGGGCACGATGCTGGCGTTCGCCGCCCGCCCGCCGGACCCGACGAGCGTCGGCGAGGACCGCTGGCTGCCGATGTGGCGCGAGCGCCTCGAAGCCCTCGACCCGTTCCTGCACACCTGGCTGGCACACCAGCAACGCGACGACTACTGGCGGCACGGCAGCGTCTGCGAGGACTACTCGGCGATCGACGCGGCGGTCCTGGCCGTCGGCGGCTGGAACGACCCCTACCGCGACACCGTGCTGCGGCTCGTGGAACACCTGCCCGACGACCGTGTGCGGGGGATCATCGGGCCCTGGTCGCACCAGTACCCCGATCGCGGTCTGCCGCCCGGTCCGGCCATCGGGTTTCTGCAGGAGACCCTTCGTTGGTGGGACCAGCACCTCAAGGGCGAGGACACCGGCGTCATGCGCGAGCCCAAACTCCGCGCCTGGCTGAACGACCCGGTCCCGCCCGCCACTTCGTACGACGTGATGCCCGGACGCTGGGTCGGTGACAACAACTGGCCGTCTCCGAGAGTCAGTTGGGACGAGCGGCCGCTCGGGGGCACGGGCACCGCCGCCCCTGTCCTCGTACGGTCGCCGCAGCACACCGGTCTCGACGCCGGACGCTTCTTCCCCTTCGGCAACGTGAGCGATCTGCCGCCCGATCAGCGGGAGGAGGACGGCCGTTCGGTCTGTTTCGACTCGGCGCCGCTGGACGGGCGGGTGGAGATCCTGGGGCGTCCGCGTGTTCGGCTCCGGCTCGACAGTGCGGTGCCGCGCGCCCATGTCGTGGCCCGTGTCTGCGATGTCGCGCCCGACGGCTCGTCCACCCTCGTCACCCGTGGCGTCCTCAACCTGCTCAGCAGGCACGGGCGCGACCGGGCCGTGGAGTGGACCCCTGGCACGTACGAGACCGTGGAGTTCGAGCTCAACGGCATCGGGTACGCCTTCCCGCCCGGCCACCGCATCAGGGTCGCCGTCTCGGACACGTACTGGCCCTGGGTGTGGCCGCACGGCGAGCGCGGGCAGTTGACCGTGCTGCCCGCCGACAGCGCCCTGTTCCTTCCCGTACGGGACCCCGCGTCGGACGAGGAGGAGAACGCGGGGGAGGGCCGGGAGCCCATCCGGTTCGAAGAGCCCGAGCAGGCCCCGCCCCTGCCCGTCACCTACGAGCGGTCCGCCGAGGCCGCACCGGAGCGGCTGGTCACGTACGACGTGGCGAAGGGCGAGTGGACGCTGGAGGTCGATCCGAACTACGGCGGATCGCGGGTCTACCCGGACGGGCTGCGCTACGAGGAGAGCGCCCGCGAGACGTACCGGATACGGGCCGACGACCCGCTGTCGGCGGTGGCCGTCTCCGAGTGGGCGATCCGGCTGCGGCGCGGCGACGACTGGGACGCTGAGATCATGACGCGTACGGAGCTGCGGGCCACGGCCACGGAGTTCATCATGGACAGTCGCATGGAAACACGGGCGGACGGAGAGACAGTGGTCAAGCG
- a CDS encoding ATP-binding cassette domain-containing protein — translation MTAIVSVTGLSVAYRSGGRDVPVVREASLDVLPGQTHALVGESGSGKSTVAATLLGHLRHGSRVTGGSVRVGGSDVFALPARELRRLRGGTVAMVGQNAGHALTPSMRIGRQIAEAGGDVPVVDLLEQVRLPRPAELARRYPHELSGGQQQRVAIAMAIAARPKVLVLDEPTTGLDVITQRGVLDLIGALRDELGLAAVLVSHDLGVVAHMADEVTVLRSGRVVEAAPTGRLFAAPQDPYTRRLLASVPRLDDEGLALVGAAGEREVRPKAVVSGDAPVAVSARDVTIDYGTARAVDGVSFDVRRGEVLALVGESGSGKSTLAWALAGLRTPSGGTMTHESGGDGAGDRESGDRESGGRESGDLARPAGKRPLSLRRRVQLVFQNADTSLNPRRSVGDAVRRPLRFFGTVGSRAEAVERARQLISDVRLEPALAERLPAQLSGGQRQRIGIARALAGEPDVLIADEITTALDVSVQADVLRLLDDLRRERELACLFISHDLAVVRGLADRVVVLRHGVVVEEGPTGAVFSSPGHPYTRQLMAAVLEPSPRAGSVVSVVDGVEDWADAAEPDDLWIDRGDGHRVRRWEGVG, via the coding sequence ATGACCGCGATCGTCTCCGTCACCGGGTTGTCGGTGGCCTATCGTTCGGGCGGACGCGATGTGCCCGTGGTGCGTGAGGCGTCCCTGGACGTGCTGCCCGGGCAGACCCATGCGCTGGTCGGCGAGTCGGGCAGCGGAAAGTCGACCGTCGCGGCGACGCTGCTGGGGCACCTGCGGCACGGGTCGCGCGTGACGGGCGGCTCGGTGCGCGTCGGCGGGTCCGACGTATTCGCCCTGCCCGCAAGGGAGTTGAGGCGACTACGGGGCGGGACCGTCGCCATGGTCGGGCAGAACGCGGGGCACGCGCTCACCCCCTCCATGCGCATCGGACGGCAGATCGCGGAGGCGGGCGGCGATGTCCCCGTCGTGGACCTTCTCGAACAGGTCCGGCTGCCCCGCCCCGCCGAACTCGCCCGCCGCTACCCGCACGAACTCTCCGGCGGCCAGCAGCAGCGCGTCGCCATCGCCATGGCGATCGCCGCCCGCCCGAAGGTCCTCGTCCTCGACGAGCCGACGACCGGGCTCGACGTCATCACCCAGCGCGGGGTTCTCGACCTGATCGGAGCACTCCGCGACGAACTCGGCCTGGCCGCCGTGCTGGTGAGCCACGATCTCGGTGTCGTCGCGCACATGGCCGACGAGGTGACCGTGCTGAGATCGGGGCGGGTCGTGGAGGCGGCGCCGACCGGTCGGTTGTTCGCGGCGCCCCAGGACCCGTACACCAGACGGCTGTTGGCGAGTGTGCCGCGGCTCGACGACGAGGGGCTCGCGCTCGTGGGGGCCGCGGGGGAGCGGGAGGTGCGGCCGAAGGCTGTCGTGTCCGGCGATGCTCCCGTCGCCGTGTCCGCGCGGGACGTCACGATCGACTACGGGACCGCGCGTGCCGTGGACGGTGTCTCCTTCGACGTCCGGCGCGGTGAAGTCCTCGCGCTCGTGGGGGAGTCGGGCAGTGGCAAGTCCACGCTTGCCTGGGCTCTCGCGGGGCTGCGGACGCCGTCCGGCGGCACGATGACTCATGAGTCGGGCGGCGACGGGGCCGGCGATCGCGAGTCCGGTGACCGTGAGTCGGGCGGCCGTGAGTCGGGTGACCTCGCCCGGCCCGCCGGGAAGCGGCCGTTGTCGCTCCGGCGGCGGGTTCAGCTCGTGTTCCAGAACGCCGATACGTCGTTGAATCCGCGTCGTTCGGTGGGTGATGCCGTGCGGCGGCCGTTGCGGTTCTTCGGCACGGTGGGTTCGCGGGCCGAGGCCGTCGAACGGGCTCGGCAGCTCATCTCCGACGTGCGTCTGGAGCCCGCCCTCGCCGAGCGGCTGCCCGCGCAGCTCTCCGGTGGGCAGCGGCAGCGGATCGGGATCGCGCGGGCGCTTGCGGGTGAGCCGGATGTGCTCATCGCGGACGAGATCACTACGGCCTTGGACGTGTCCGTGCAGGCCGATGTGCTGCGGTTGCTCGATGATCTGCGGCGGGAGCGGGAGTTGGCCTGTCTGTTCATCAGCCATGACCTCGCGGTCGTGCGGGGGCTTGCCGATCGGGTTGTCGTGTTGCGGCATGGGGTTGTGGTGGAGGAGGGGCCCACGGGTGCGGTGTTCTCTTCGCCCGGGCATCCGTACACGCGGCAGTTGATGGCTGCCGTGCTTGAGCCTTCGCCGAGGGCGGGGTCCGTTGTGTCCGTTGTCGACGGTGTCGAGGACTGGGCCGACGCCGCGGAGCCGGACGATCTGTGGATCGACCGGGGGGATGGGCATCGGGTTCGGCGGTGGGAGGGGGTGGGGTAG